CTGCTTTAAGAATTAACGGAAGCAGTGTCAAGACAGTAAGGTAAGTGCTGTTTTAACTATAGCACTGGGGATGCTGACTGTTTGGGACAGTGTTATTGTaacaggaacagaaaaaaaattccagagcaACTTTGCCAATTTCTATTCCACAGCAAATCCACAGTTTTGAACATTTACTTCCACGTTGTGCTTAATAGACTTTCCATGATTTATGGATTTGAGATACATTTCATACAGTTATATACTGGGTTGCTTAGCAAAGGAAGTTATAAAAGTTTCAAGGTTGGAATGAGAAAAGTAGACATAATGAAAAAGTATGGCATTTAAGATGTTTGCTATTTTATGCTAATTAGTTATATATGTGACTATTGTTAGTACCTAactttggagcagagaaaggccaTTTCAAtcagtaatgaaaatattttgcaacaAGTATGTTGTTATAATTTGTTACAGTTTGCCATAAACATTTGATGCTGTTATAAAATGTGAGCCAAAGGATTTAGACATTTATGGGttacttatttcctttttgttaattGTAAAGATTTGGGTTTTGGATGTGTGTGGAGAaacagaaatatgttttaaagaaattctgGGAACCATGCTTtactttttgggaaaaaaaatatttccttcatagCCAGAGGTTATTTGAAAAAAACTAGGGGAAAGTAAAGTATGTTTTTGCTTCATAGTGGAGTCATTATATGGGTACAAACTCTCTTTGAATTCAGAGCCCTTGTTTTGACTCCACCAAAAAATATGGAAGCATTTTTTCATTACAGTTCAATACACATTACAGTTACCATGTCTGTTTTAGTGTATACTTAATTAAAATAAGGAGGAAACATTAATGAAGTAAGACAAATCTTTACAACATTAACGTACTATGACTTACAAAGAATACTTACATTAGCCTGATATAATTGTTCTCATGGCCAAGTCCTGTCAGCTAAGTTAAATGGCTCCATCATAATCTTAGGGAATAATTTACTAAGCATCTGGCTACAGGCTACATCGTGTCAGTTATCAGAGTGATTCTCACAACCTTTTTGAGGGTTTGATCTGCTAAAATAAAGGGCTTTATGATTCTAAGTTAAAGCAAAGATGTTTAAAATGCCTGATAGTAGACAGTTCTGCTTCTCCCAAACTATCCAGACACAAAACCTTCTACCATGTTTCTCACaggaagagattttattttatctattggAATGTGAATCCTGCTCTACATGAACAGTTTCTCTCCCAGAATTACCAACTTCTCAGCTATGACATTCTACGAATGTCTAACTCCTACATCCTATTTCCCTTGACATAAATTGCTGACCCTGTACTTCCCTAAGCAAGGGAAATGCACTGCATTGAACCTCACCTTAGAAACAGGTTCGTATGAGAACAGTTACAAACTGTTTTCAATTTACAttcttcattttatccttttgtgCAGGGCTCTTCACTTCACTATTTAAAACAGATTTCCCTCAGTTCCCACACCGCTCCCACTTCCGCTCTGTGACAGCACTGAAATCCAGATAAGCGAACCCTGCATTCTTAAATTCTGAACAAGGTAGACAGTGTGGGAGTTATTGAGGGAAaggaaaactttcattcaaaactTTGAAAAGAATGTTGTTCTCTACCACTTGGAGCTCTTTCTAGGTTCAAAAATGTgacatttccttgattaataaaCATTAGCTTTACTAAAAGTCATATACTAAATATTAACTTTGGAACACCATTTTGTAATGTGCCTAGAAGTACAGAACGTTTAACAAAAGTTGAaataaaaagcccccccccccccgccccgccaagAATTCTGTTCCCCTTCCTCAGAACCAGCAACAATAAAGACATTTGTAAAGGACTCTGCcagtccccccaaccccctcaccAGCAGGCACAAAAGAACAGCTTTTCCCCCAGAGGAAATCACTGATTGCCCATGTTCCCAGGAAGGGTTTGCTGCATgagacattttaatgatgttgAATAGCAGGGTAGACGATACGGTTTACAATTGTTTTCTCGTTTTTGTTTCTTATGGTTTGGAAGAGTGTCCTGAAGCAGGGTTCTAATGTGGTAGGTAACAGGCATCTCCCAGAGACCTCTCCCAGAAGTCCTGTAAATAAGCAAGGACCTAGAGAGGTGGCCTGGAACAGTTAGACCCGGCTCGCCCAGAAGGGGGCGCGTGTGTATGCAATCTGCCTTGGAACCCGGTCATCTCTCCACACGTTGTGATTGTGCATCCTAATCCTCATACTTAGAAGCGAATTAAGAACATATCATTGGTGCAGTCGAAGAGCactataaaacagtaaaattCACGTTTGCTAAGGCATTTCTTTCCTCTTAGTATACTTTTCCTGAAAGTATACCATTATAACAATTCGTGTTTCCACTTTATGTAGGATTCAAAGCATTTACCAAAAATGCATCTAGGCGTGTTTACTCTCCTCTTGGTGACAATCGGCAGCGCCAGTGGCCACTACTATGATGATGACGATTATTATTTCCCCCTCTCGATTTATGGGCGATCATCGCCCAACTGTGCCCCGGAATGCAATTGCCCTGAAAGCTACCCAACGGCCATGTACTGCGATGAGCTGAAATTGAAAAGTGTGCCAATGGTGCCTCCTGGAATCAAGTACCTTTACCTTAGAAACAACCAGATCGACCATATCGACGACAAGGCCTTTGAAAATGTGACTGATCTAGAGTGGCTCATTCTAGATCATAACCTTCTAGAGAATtccaaaataaaaggaagagtttTCTCTAAACTGAAGCAACTGAAGAAGCTGCATATAAATTACAACAATCTGACCGAGTCTGTAGGCCCACTCCCCAAATCCCTGGTGGACCTGCAGCTCACTAACAACAAAATCTCGAAGCTCGGCTCCTTTGATGGACTGGTCAACCTGACTTTCATCCACCTGCAACACAATCAGCTGAAAGAGGATGCCGTTTCAGCGGCTTTTAGAGGTCTTAAGGGGCTCGAATACCTTGACTTGAGCTTCAATCAGATGACCAAactgccttctggcctcccaGTATCTCTTCTAACTCTCTACTTAGACAACAATAAGATCAGCAACATCCCAGATGAGTATTTCAAGCATTTCAGTGGCCTGCAGTACCTGCGTTTGTCTCATAATGAACTGGCTGATAGTGGAATACCTggaaattcttttaatttatcatCTCTGCTGGAGCTGGATCTCTCCTACAATAAGCTTAAAAACATACCGACTGTCAATGAAAACCTTGAAAACTATTACCTGGAGGTCAATGAACTTGAAAGTAAGTACAGAGCTGTGCCTATGTTTGATTGATGTTTCCTCAAGGCTTTAAATATCTGAGTGGTGCAACGCAAATATTGCAATTTGGCtccatttaaagaaatgaaaatgccaaCAATAAGATTTCTCTAGCTCTGTTATCCATCCAATGTCTGGCTTTTCTTTGGAGTGTCCAGATAAGAAACCATTAAGGTCACAGAATGTAAACACTCATTTCTTCAATTTAATATTCTGGGCTAATTAATCCTACTGTGTTATCTCTTGATGTTTGTTTTCGTTTGTCTCCTCCATGACTTCGATGTGTGTctacatttatttctcagaagCAAGGTGTAGCTGAGGGAGAAACCAGCAAGCCCagaagaggcagagccagcagaGGCTTTTACATCTATCCCCTCCCAGGCAGCCTGTGTACACTCATGGTCTCCTCTGACCTCTTTATTTAGGGCTCAACATATTACTCAGCTACCAGGAGCATCATCTATCCCTGTTGCTCTATCACAGTGTGTGTGGCCCTCACGTTGCTCTTACGAGGACCAGGGGGAGCATGAAGGAGAAATATGATAAGggcttagaatatttttaatcGCGTTACAGAGTCTCTTTGCTTACACATAACACTTCGCCTCATTTGATTTTCCCACAAAtgttctccttcctttctgttaCTGCTGTAGCTTATCTTTCATTTGTCTGCTGGAGTTTGACCTGATCCACCTGGGGTGTTTATGCACTCTCCTGGTCTTCCAGGACGTTTTTCCAGATGGGACAATAACATTCCCCATTCTCGACCTTACTCTTTAAGTGATgttggcagaagaaaaaaaaaacaaaactataattcacaGACAAAGTTGTTTAAATGAAAACTCAGGTGGGAAGCATTGATTCACATAGTAAATAGTTCTGTCTGCCAAATAGTCTATTTAAATTGAACATCTTTCCGTTTAAAGTTGGTTCTCTTGTCATAGTGGATAAGGATATTGACACTCCtattgggaaaaggaaaaaacccctgCAATGTGCCTTATTAATATGATATTCTATAATTCTGCCAGAGTTTCATATAACTCCTAATAGGGTTGGGGTGTTCTCTTGGAGACCATGCTTGCCGACTCTGCAATGCCACATGTTCTTTCTTGTATCTGGAAAGCTTGCTTGTCATACAATACACAGTTAGGCTAGGGAACATTCACTATGTGGCAATATACAGTCCCACATCACAAACATCTGTGGTTAGGAAGAAGGATGCTCAGACAAGCCAGAATGCTAATGGGATTTAAGATGTTGGAGAGCTGAAGAAATCCATTAGATTTGGTGGGTGGAGGTTAGCTCCAAAGGAAAGACTCTTTTCTACTCTGAGACGAGAAAGGGGAGAAATACAGATGGAGGGGTATTTGGAGGTCAAAGGACCAGTTTTCATTGTatgatttaaaaaggaagagccaAGGTAGCAGCGAGGACAGTTGGTCTATGGGAGAAATGCCAACAGCCACTCACAGCCAAGATGAGACCGAAACCCCGGTGCCTAGCACCTACAGCCATTTGGAAATGTGTTGTTACCTTTCTCCCATTCTTATCCTTGATATTTCGGTATCCACATTTCAGGGAGTCTTGCTATTTGACTTTGCCTGTGCATCTTCAAGTGAGTTGATTCTGCCACATAATAATCATGTATACCAATTGCCCACATTCTCTTAGAACAAGCCCCTTAATGGTTTTCTGATGAAAGGAAATATAGTGCCAAAAACTATTTCTCATATTTCAACCTTGCAACTTGAAACCTTAGCTTAGTTACAGGTCTATGTAGGGTAAAGCAatttagaagagagaaaaatattaaaaggatacCAATACTTATTTAGTAGGTAGTATGTGCTAGCACTGTGTGAAGTGCTTTATGGACCTCAATTAGTGTAATCTTCAAGCGACACAGTGTGACGGGTATGTTATATCTGACAAAAGGATCAGATACATGTTCCAGATGGTAAATGGCAGGGATAGAAAACTCTTATAGACCTAAgtccttgtttttttcccatt
Above is a genomic segment from Phacochoerus africanus isolate WHEZ1 chromosome 7, ROS_Pafr_v1, whole genome shotgun sequence containing:
- the LUM gene encoding lumican, which encodes MHLGVFTLLLVTIGSASGHYYDDDDYYFPLSIYGRSSPNCAPECNCPESYPTAMYCDELKLKSVPMVPPGIKYLYLRNNQIDHIDDKAFENVTDLEWLILDHNLLENSKIKGRVFSKLKQLKKLHINYNNLTESVGPLPKSLVDLQLTNNKISKLGSFDGLVNLTFIHLQHNQLKEDAVSAAFRGLKGLEYLDLSFNQMTKLPSGLPVSLLTLYLDNNKISNIPDEYFKHFSGLQYLRLSHNELADSGIPGNSFNLSSLLELDLSYNKLKNIPTVNENLENYYLEVNELEKFEVKSFCKILGPLSYSKIKHLRLDGNRITQTSLPPDMYECLRVANEITVN